In the Arachis ipaensis cultivar K30076 chromosome B10, Araip1.1, whole genome shotgun sequence genome, one interval contains:
- the LOC107621429 gene encoding uncharacterized protein LOC107621429 — protein sequence MHLVDLPLIDRKFTWFRSRSCSRLDRVLVSVEWLEEFPETRLRGGPKGLSDHCPIIVEDRRMKGGPRPFWSLDAWFTHDDFLRMVKEEWRGLGELQFTDKLKALTGPLRSWHKNNFGDMNNKILKLEEKIKKVDDMASAGVYDATMEARRKALVTCCERWYVRKEIHWKQMSRSQQAMEMDRNTRYFHNIASSRRRNNRIDNLVANGRLIRNQARIKVAIREFYKDMYHQESSPLLGFKDGLVRRIDEEESGSLQVMPSVEEIRQAVWECESSKVPGCDGFNMNFIKRY from the coding sequence ATGCACTTAGTGGACCTGCCACTTATAGATCGCAAGTTCACTTGGTTTCGAAGTCGTTCATGCAGTCGACTTGATCGAGTGTTGGTGAGTGTGGAATGGTTAGAAGAGTTCCCTGAGACTCGGCTACGAGGAGGACCGAAAGGCTTGTCGGACCACTGCCCTATTATTGTGGAGGATCGAAGGATGAAGGGAGGTCCTAGGCCCTTTTGGAGTCTTGACGCGTGGTTCACACATGACGACTTCCTTCGAATGGTTAAGGAGGAATGGAGGGGTTTAGGGGAGTTGCAATTTACTGATAAATTGAAGGCGCTAACGGGTCCGTTGAGAAGTTGGCACAAGAACAACTTTGGCGACATGAACAATAAGATCTTGAAGCTTGAGGAAAAGATAAAAAAGGTTGATGATATGGCAAGTGCTGGAGTGTACGATGCTACTATGGAGGCTAGAAGGAAGGCACTAGTTACTTGCTGTGAGCGATGGTATGTGAGAAAAGAAATCCACTGGAAGCAAATGTCTCGATCTCAGCAAGCCATGGAGATGGACAGAAACACAAGGTACTTCCACAATATAGCATCTTCAAGAAGGAGGAATAATCGGATTGATAATCTGGTAGCCAATGGCAGACTGATAAGGAACCAAGCTAGAATTAAAGTAGCTATTAGAGAGTTTTATAAAGATATGTATCATCAGGAGAGCTCTCCTTTACTGGGGTTCAAAGATGGGCTGGTTAGAAGGATAGATGAGGAGGAATCAGGGTCCTTGCAGGTGATGCCATCAGTTGAGGAAATCAGACAGGCAGTGTGGGAGTGTGAGTCCTCGAAGGTGCCAGGGTGTGATGGATTCAACATGAACTTTATTAAGAGATACTAG
- the LOC107623497 gene encoding UDP-glycosyltransferase 73C6-like gives MASQTPQLHFVMFPFMAQGHMIPMMDIAKLLLQRTNIIVTVITTPQNAARFTSTFARFIDLGYQIRLIQLQFPYQEAGLPEGCENLDMLHSLGNATSFFNAISLLREPVERIFEELLPPSSCIVSDMSLPYTIHIANKFNVPRISFVGMSCFFLMCNDALRTSNVKESIKDETEYFVIPGLPDEIEVTKAQVPGPADENWNKFYQEVYAAEADTYGILMNSFQELEPEYQRMYKKVRKDKVWCIGPVSLSNKDQLDKAQRGNKVSTEGWMHQKWLDSQKPKSVIYVCLGSLCNLTATQLIEIGLALEESKRPFIWVIREGSQLKRLEKWIKEDGFEERIKDQSLIIRGWAPQLLILSHPSIGGFLTHCGWNSNLEAICAGVPMLTWPLFADQFLNEKLVVKVLKIGVMVGVRSPMVWGKEEEIGVLVKKEDIKIGLEQLMDENNGECEERRERVRKLAKMAKISVAEGGSSHSNLTMFIQDILHKSMGGI, from the coding sequence ATGGCTTCCCAAACACCACAGCTCCATTTCGTTATGTTCCCATTCATGGCTCAAGGCCACATGATTCCAATGATGGACATAGCAAAGTTATTGCTTCAGCGCACTAATATTATTGTCACGGTAATCACGACCCCCCAAAACGCAGCAAGATTCACATCAACCTTTGCTCGTTTCATCGATTTGGGTTACCAAATTCGACTAATTCAGCTTCAGTTTCCATATCAAGAGGCGGGTTTGCCAGAAGGGTGTGAGAATCTTGACATGCTTCATTCACTTGGCAATGCCACGAGTTTTTTCAATGCAATAAGCCTTCTAAGGGAACCCGTGGAAAGAATCTTTGAAGAGTTGTTGCCGCCATCAAGCTGCATAGTCTCTGATATGAGTCTACCGTACACAATCCACATTGCTAACAAATTCAACGTTCCAAGGATTTCTTTTGTTGGAATGAGTTGCTTCTTTCTCATGTGTAACGATGCTTTGCGCACCAGTAATGTGAAGGAGAGCATAAAGGATGAAACAGAGTACTTTGTTATACCGGGTTTACCTGATGAAATTGAAGTCACCAAAGCACAGGTACCAGGACCAGCGGACGAGAACTGGAACAAGTTTTACCAAGAGGTATATGCGGCCGAAGCAGACACTTATGGAATACTCATGAATTCCTTCCAAGAATTGGAGCCTGAGTATCAAAGAATGTACAAGAAGGTTAGAAAGGATAAAGTGTGGTGCATCGGTCCGGTGTCACTAAGCAACAAGGATCAGTTGGACAAGGCTCAAAGAGGCAACAAGGTTTCAACTGAAGGGTGGATGCACCAAAAATGGCTTGATTCTCAAAAGCCTAAGAGTGTAATTTATGTATGCCTTGGAAGTTTATGTAATCTAACTGCAACTCAGTTGATTGAGATTGGTTTAGCCTTAGAAGAATCAAAGAGACCTTTCATTTGGGTCATAAGGGAAGGGAGTCAATTAAAAAGGCTAGAAAAGTGGATTAAGGAAGATGGGTTTGAAGAAAGAATCAAAGATCAGAGCCTTATAATTCGAGGTTGGGCTCCTCAGCTACTAATACTATCACATCCTTCAATTGGAGGGTTCTTGACACACTGTGGCTGGAACTCTAACTTAGAAGCTATATGCGCCGGTGTGCCAATGCTGACGTGGCCGTTATTTGCAGACCAGTTTCTGAATGAAAAACTAGTTGTCAAAGTACTAAAAATTGGAGTGATGGTTGGTGTGAGAAGTCCTATGGTGTGGGGGAAGGAAGAGGAGATTGGTGTATTAGTTAAGAAAGAAGATATTAAAATAGGACTAGAACAGTTAATGGATGAGAATAATGGTGAATGTGAAGAGAGAAGGGAAAGGGTAAGAAAGTTAGCGAAAATGGCTAAAATATCTGTAGCAGAAGGTGGATCTTCTCATAGTAACTTGACTATGTTTATCCAAGATATTTTGCATAAAAGCATGGGAGGTATATGA
- the LOC107623496 gene encoding UDP-glycosyltransferase 73C6-like produces the protein MASQTPQLHFVIFPFMAQGHMIPIMDLAKLLLQRNNVIVTVVTTPQNAARFTSTFARLINSGYQIRLIQLQFPYKEAGLPEGCENLDMLHSLGNALSLFTALSVLREPVEKLFEELSPPPSCIVSDICLPYTIHIAKKFNVPRISFSGVSCYYLVCNDALRISNVTESIKDESEYFIIPSLPDEIEVTKAQALSLADENWNKFYQEIYAAEADTYGIIMNSFQELEPEYASIYKKHRKDKVWCVGPVSLSNKDQLDKAQRGNMVSTEEWMHQKWLDSQKPKSVIYVCLGSLCNLTATQLIQIGLALEESKRPFIWVIRKGSQSEVLEKWIKEDGFEERIKDQSLIIRGWAPQLLILSHPSIGGFLTHCGWNSNLEAICAGVPMLTWPLFGDQFLNEKLVVKVLKVGVMIGAKSPMEWGKEEEVGELVRKEDIKIGIEKLMDGNNGECEERRERVRKLAEMAKISVAEGGSSHSNLTMFIQDILHKSLGAVYDNLVDKN, from the coding sequence ATGGCTTCCCAAACACCTCAGCTCCACTTCGTTATCTTCCCATTCATGGCACAAGGCCACATGATTCCCATAATGGACTTAGCAAAGTTATTGCTTCAGCGCAATAATGTTATTGTCACGGTAGTCACAACCCCGCAAAATGCAGCAAGATTCACATCAACCTTTGCTCGTTTAATCAATTCCGGTTACCAAATTCGACTAATTCAGCTTCAGTTTCCATATAAAGAGGCAGGTTTGCCAGAAGGGTGTGAGAATCTTGACATGCTTCATTCACTAGGCAATGCCTTGAGTTTATTCACTGCACTAAGTGTTCTAAGGGAGCCTGTGGAAAAACTCTTTGAAGAGTTGTCGCCCCCACCAAGTTGCATAGTCTCCGATATATGTCTCCCATACACAATCCACATTGCTAAGAAATTCAATGTTCCAAGGATTTCTTTTTCCGGAGTGAGTTGCTACTATCTCGTCTGTAACGATGCTTTGCGCATCAGTAATGTGACGGAGAGCATAAAGGATGAATCAGAGTACTTCATTATACCGAGTCTACCAGACGAGATTGAAGTCACCAAAGCGCAGGCACTAAGTCTAGCGGATGAGAACTGGAACAAGTTTTATCAAGAGATATACGCGGCCGAAGCAGACACTTATGGAATAATCATGAATTCCTTCCAAGAGTTGGAGCCTGAGTATGCAAGCATATACAAGAAGCATAGAAAGGATAAAGTGTGGTGCGTTGGTCCGGTGTCATTAAGCAACAAAGATCAATTGGACAAGGCTCAAAGAGGCAACATGGTTTCAACTGAAGAGTGGATGCACCAAAAATGGCTTGATTCTCAAAAGCCTAAGAGTGTAATTTATGTATGTCTTGGAAGTTTATGTAATCTAACTGCAACTCAGTTGATTCAGATTGGTTTAGCCTTAGAAGAATCAAAAAGACCTTTTATTTGGGTCATAAGAAAAGGAAGTCAATCAGAAGTGCTAGAAAAGTGGATTAAGGAAGATGGGTTTGAAGAAAGAATCAAAGATCAGAGCCTTATAATTCGAGGTTGGGCTCCTCAACTGCTAATACTATCACATCCTTCAATCGGAGGGTTCTTGACACATTGTGGCTGGAACTCTAACTTAGAAGCTATATGTGCTGGTGTGCCAATGCTGACATGGCCCTTATTTGGCGACCAGTTTCTGAATGAAAAACTAGTTGTCAAAGTACTAAAAGTTGGAGTGATGATTGGTGCGAAAAGTCCTATGGAGTGGGGGAAAGAAGAGGAGGTTGGTGAACTGGTTAGGAAAGAAGATATTAAAATAGGAATAGAAAAGTTAATGGATGGGAATAATGGTGAAtgtgaagagagaagagaaagggtaagaaagtTAGCGGAAATGGCTAAAATATCTGTAGCAGAAGGTGGATCTTCTCATAGTAACTTGACTATGTTTATCCAAGATATTTTGCATAAAAGCTTGGGGGCCGTATATGATAATCTAGTTGACAAAAACTAA